Below is a genomic region from Luoshenia tenuis.
AGAGTCCTCCTGCACTTTTTTATGCGCGGGCTACAGTGACGCGCTGTAAAGGGGCTAAAATCCGTTTGTGGCCGTTTTAAGGCTGGGAGGCATTCCGAGCCATTACCTGGGCTAAGTTGCGCCTGGGGCGGGTTTATGGTACGATGAGGGGCAGATAAACGCGTGCGTTTTATAGGTTGAGGGAGGTTAATGCGATTATGGCATCGGGGATCGACGTAGTAGTCAAAATCGGGTCGATGGCGCTGATCCGCAAACGGGAGAACGACATCGATTATAATATTATCAGCCGTTTGGCCGGGGAATTGCGGCCGGGGATGATCCTGGTCTCCTCCGGGGCCACGGAGATCGGCCGGCTGGATTATATTAAGCGCGTAGGGCAGGAGCTCTATGGCGATCCAGATGAGGTCAAGACGGATTATTCGGCCCAGGGGCAGGCGATTTTGATGAATAATTACCGCCAGTTTGTGGACCAGCGCTATGCTGTTCGGCAGATTTTGGTAGAGCATCAACACTTTAACGATCCGGAAAAGCGGGAGTACATCCGCCGGATGCTGCTGCGCGCGCCGGTACAGCAGGCGATCCCCATCATCAATTATAACGACCCGGTATCCTTTGAGGAAAATCGTAAGATGGAGCTGAGCGATCTCAAGGCGCGGGCAGGGGAGAATCGGCATCTGGTGGAGTGCGTGGATAACGACGAAACCGCGGCGGTCATCTCGCAGTTGGTAGGCGCGCGGACGCTGCTGATCCTATCCTCTGTGGAGGGGATCTATCAGGACCCCGGCGATCCCGCCACGCTGGTGGAGCGGGTTACCGGTTCGGACATTCAAAGCGTGGTTGCGGCCATACGCGAGCTGCAAAAGTCCTGCGTAGGGGCCAGCCGTGCGGGGGCCAATGGCGCCAAGGCTAAGCTGGAATTCGTTTTAGGGCCGGTGCAGGCGGGCACGCGGGTCATCATCGGCCATGCGCGCCATAGCATTAGGGATTTGCTGGAGGGCCGCGTTGCGCGCACGGTGATCGGCGTGGAGTAAAAGCGGCAGGGGATGTAAAATCGGTTCAAAGAGGGCGGCATTAGCCGCCCTCTTTTTATGCGTCAGCGACTGAGAACGTAATAAAAAACGCGAATGATATGACTCAAATGTGAA
It encodes:
- a CDS encoding amino acid kinase family protein, which encodes MASGIDVVVKIGSMALIRKRENDIDYNIISRLAGELRPGMILVSSGATEIGRLDYIKRVGQELYGDPDEVKTDYSAQGQAILMNNYRQFVDQRYAVRQILVEHQHFNDPEKREYIRRMLLRAPVQQAIPIINYNDPVSFEENRKMELSDLKARAGENRHLVECVDNDETAAVISQLVGARTLLILSSVEGIYQDPGDPATLVERVTGSDIQSVVAAIRELQKSCVGASRAGANGAKAKLEFVLGPVQAGTRVIIGHARHSIRDLLEGRVARTVIGVE